Within Populus trichocarpa isolate Nisqually-1 chromosome 6, P.trichocarpa_v4.1, whole genome shotgun sequence, the genomic segment ttctcgatttaaaCCGTCAACATTAGATTTGTTAAAAGtgagatttataatttatttctatctatttttcatgaatttatctcgatctcatgatccAGATCgtgagtttaacaagttaacacAGATTGCCTCGGGTTGTTTTTTAGGCCaccttttctaattgattttttttatttcattattcatcattatattgatttgaaattgagcttcatatttttttttacttttttttatggggttatcccgatctctTGATCAAAATCATGGGTTTGATAGGTTGATCCATGTTGACTCTATTCATTTTTCGGAATCCTTTTttgatggaatatttttttaattagactttataatttttttcgatttgctttttatggacCTATCTCAATCTTGTGACCTGAATCGCAAGTTTGGTAAGTTAACCCAAActaactcaatttattttttggttcttttctaattgaatttttttttcaatttcaccttccaacaactcaatcttcttttttatttagttttttttcttttataattttatatttcaatttcaatttgtttgaaaattgagctttgtattttttttttaatttattttacgtGGAGTTATCAAGATCTTAtagatctaattttttttttctcgatctCAACCTTTATGTTAAAATAgagtttcgtaatttttttatttgctctttatgaaattattatggTCTTATTATCTAAGTCAcgagtttaaaaggttagtttGGGTTGACTTGGGGTTTTTCTaagcattttttaattgatttttttatttcattcttcattattgattgaaaattgagttttataatttttttatatgttttccatTGAGTTATCCCGATTTCATGAACCAGGTCACtagtttggtaggttaacttgagttgacttgagttttttttttaattttattattcaatattgaattgattaaggATTaaccttcataatttattttggcttgttttctatagatttatcataatttcatgaTCCTTATGGTAAagctttttttctataaatttattataatttcataacctTTATGGtaaatttaataggttaacctaaattaatttaatataattatatatatcattatatcatattaaaaaaatgatatcatcCATATGCCGTCTTAATAGTTGAAACACAAAGTGCTTGTTACGGGCTTACGGCAATGCCGGTTCCAGTGCTCATCTAGCCATGACTGGAAAGCTGTCCGGTTTAACATATGCCTGatttattaaaatgtttatgAAGACATTGCAGTgcagaaaaattgaaaagttccACAAGATTCAATGAACAAATCGTTGCCATAAATTATGTGGGCAATGCTGCCAAGCTAGCAATGCACCACTGCCAGGGTTCAATCTTTGGTAGAAACAGTGGCAATGGCAGCACCATTCCCCATGAATCCACCGACAATTGTAGCTTGCAGATCCCAAGATTCTACTCTTGAGCACAGGTGAACTCAGTATAACACAGGGAAATATGCAACTGTGAATAAATACTACAGAATTCTAAACATTAGAAATACCAAGATGTGTCCCACAAAAATACCACAATCTTTTTTACCATGATGCAGATAAGACACCCCGAATCCTCCCAGTCTACACTCCCTATTTAACCCAAACTCCCACCCTAACAAGAAAggtaaaacaaaatatgaaaaaagatgattttagcCTCATTTCCTCCTCTTAGCTGGTGGCTGGGGAATATCTTCCTcgtcttcctcctcctcctcatcttcttcctcatcattgtcgtcgtcatcatcttcatcgtcATCATCTTCGTCATCATCGTCATCGCTGCCACCATCACCATTGGCTTCCGGCTCATCCTCTGGATCCCCACCATCCTCGCTGTCTTTGCCAGGCTCATCCTCATCAGcaccttcatcatcatcatcatcatcatcctgaTCATCTTGgccatcatcgtcatcatcccCTTCATCATCCTCAGTATCACTGCCATCTTGATTATCAGGATCAGGTTTCTTCTTTGTGTGAAGCTCAGTCAAAGGACACCTGCAGGACAAAATTAGTTATTAACTTGTCCAAAACAACAGCATATAAACACCATCCAGGACAAATAAATCAGATCACTAACCCTTGACTTGTGCCTGACTCTTCTGGCAAGACACTGGATCCGTTAGGCAGAGAACCCATCTGGTAAAAAAAAGGGACAAATTTCTGCTCAATTAAGAGACCAGTTGGAAGAAACAAATTGTTCTCCAACAagtaccaagaaaaaaatcaatggaacCCAAGAACTTTCTCATGCAGCATGTAATTCTTTAAGCAAATAAAGCAGCCAAGCCTTGACTGAGAATCAGGTTGAATTCATTTCAATGAAAACTGGTAAGCATGAAAGAGCAAATCATCCTCAAAAATGTGCGTGAATCACTCTGGCCATCAAtctccatttaccttgaaagaGATTCCACTCTAATACTGTTTATCATTCGTTTAATTTGACACTTATATCTATTCCAACATATATTAAGCTTGCCAGCTGAACAAAGTtgtggtttagtttttttaaggagaaaaaagaaaatgtccaTGACAAAACTTATTTAAAGGAATGCCCAGGC encodes:
- the LOC18100692 gene encoding uncharacterized protein LOC18100692 isoform X1 — protein: MEGLLCSNTVVYEGFSPSLMEALVLEIAIAASKALALSLFMMGSLPNGSSVLPEESGTSQGCPLTELHTKKKPDPDNQDGSDTEDDEGDDDDDGQDDQDDDDDDDEGADEDEPGKDSEDGGDPEDEPEANGDGGSDDDDDEDDDDEDDDDDNDEEEDEEEEEDEEDIPQPPAKRRK
- the LOC18100692 gene encoding uncharacterized protein LOC18100692 isoform X2, with amino-acid sequence MFCGLQQLFIHSLMGSLPNGSSVLPEESGTSQGCPLTELHTKKKPDPDNQDGSDTEDDEGDDDDDGQDDQDDDDDDDEGADEDEPGKDSEDGGDPEDEPEANGDGGSDDDDDEDDDDEDDDDDNDEEEDEEEEEDEEDIPQPPAKRRK